In a genomic window of Coprococcus eutactus:
- the dnaN gene encoding DNA polymerase III subunit beta has translation MKISIRKANLLQGITTVSKAVSNKTTHPILSCILVEASGGIIKLTANDMEIGIESYVDGTVIEDGKVALEAKLFSDFIRKLPDSEISIESDKENKTLIKCERLEFNLPGKSGNDFSNLPVVSKDKYITISQFALRDVINQTIFSISDNENNKLMTGELFEVSNNRLSVVSLDGHRISIRYIDLKGDNSDIKVVVPGKSLSDISKIMNGGVDDPVNIYFNENNILFEFDNTKVVSRLIEGEYFRISHMLSVDYQIKMKINKREFLDSLDRATLLIKESDKKPIRLSIGDRNLGLKISSLIGSLNDEIDIEKEGNNLVIGFNPKLIIDALRVIDDENVTIYFNNTKSPCVIKDDAGSYIYLILPMGINEE, from the coding sequence ATGAAGATTTCTATAAGAAAAGCTAATTTACTTCAGGGTATCACTACAGTATCAAAAGCTGTATCAAACAAAACTACCCATCCTATATTGTCATGTATTCTAGTTGAGGCTTCAGGTGGAATCATTAAACTTACAGCAAATGATATGGAGATAGGTATTGAGAGTTACGTTGACGGTACAGTTATAGAGGATGGAAAGGTTGCTCTTGAAGCTAAACTCTTTTCAGACTTCATAAGAAAACTTCCTGACAGCGAGATTTCTATTGAGAGTGATAAAGAAAATAAAACTCTCATAAAGTGCGAGAGACTTGAGTTTAATTTACCTGGTAAATCAGGAAATGATTTTTCAAATCTTCCTGTTGTATCAAAGGACAAATATATTACGATATCACAGTTTGCTCTAAGAGATGTCATAAATCAGACTATCTTTTCAATATCGGACAACGAGAATAACAAGCTTATGACAGGTGAGTTATTTGAGGTATCAAATAACAGACTCAGTGTAGTATCTCTTGATGGACACAGAATTTCCATTCGCTATATAGATCTCAAGGGTGACAACTCAGATATAAAGGTTGTTGTACCTGGAAAATCACTCAGTGATATAAGTAAGATCATGAATGGAGGAGTTGATGATCCTGTAAATATTTACTTCAATGAGAACAATATTTTATTTGAGTTTGACAACACAAAGGTGGTATCAAGACTGATAGAAGGTGAGTACTTCAGAATAAGTCATATGCTCTCAGTTGATTATCAGATAAAGATGAAGATAAATAAGAGAGAGTTTCTTGACAGTTTGGACAGGGCAACACTTCTTATAAAGGAATCAGACAAAAAGCCTATAAGACTCAGCATAGGGGACAGAAATCTTGGACTTAAGATCAGTTCTCTGATAGGATCTCTGAATGATGAGATTGATATAGAAAAAGAGGGAAACAACCTTGTTATTGGATTTAATCCAAAACTCATCATAGATGCACTCAGGGTAATTGATGATGAGAATGTAACTATCTACTTTAACAATACAAAATCTCCATGTGTGATCAAGGACGATGCAGGTTCTTATATCTACCTTATTCTTCCTATGGGTATCAATGAAGAATAA
- a CDS encoding RNA-binding S4 domain-containing protein, whose protein sequence is MEIIKLRDDFIKLGQALKAAGLVESGVEAKEFIVQGLVVVNGEVETRRGRKLYDGDEVEFDGDKISIQK, encoded by the coding sequence ATGGAGATAATCAAGTTAAGAGATGATTTTATAAAACTAGGTCAGGCGCTCAAGGCAGCAGGACTTGTTGAATCCGGAGTCGAAGCTAAGGAATTTATCGTTCAGGGACTGGTTGTTGTAAATGGAGAAGTTGAGACAAGACGTGGAAGAAAGCTTTACGATGGAGACGAAGTAGAATTTGATGGTGATAAGATAAGTATACAGAAGTAA